Proteins found in one Laribacter hongkongensis DSM 14985 genomic segment:
- a CDS encoding DUF4376 domain-containing protein — protein RWLTTPLALQDIRDVLLAGAVPNEQWVTADRQIVAMTLHELQSLWQAITARGAQIYQRRLEMEQQIADMSREQLEAFVPGWPEGSM, from the coding sequence CGCTGGCTGACCACTCCGCTGGCACTGCAGGACATCCGTGACGTATTGCTCGCTGGTGCCGTGCCGAATGAGCAATGGGTGACGGCAGATCGCCAGATCGTGGCTATGACTCTGCATGAGCTGCAATCGCTGTGGCAGGCCATCACAGCCCGTGGCGCACAGATCTATCAGCGTCGGCTTGAGATGGAACAGCAAATCGCGGATATGAGCCGCGAGCAGCTGGAGGCATTTGTGCCTGGCTGGCCGGAAGGGAGCATGTAA
- a CDS encoding lysozyme translates to MRTRQIAAALTLSASALVGIALHEGYRDTAYIPVPGDVPTIGFGTTEGVKMGDRITPPKALARALTDVQKFEGALKQCVRVPLHQHEYDAFVSLAYNIGSGAFCGSTLVRKLNAGDYAGACAEIDRWTYAGGKRLPGLVKRRAEERARCEGRAG, encoded by the coding sequence ATGCGCACACGACAAATAGCTGCGGCCCTGACGCTGTCTGCCTCGGCGCTGGTCGGGATTGCCCTGCACGAAGGCTACCGGGACACGGCATACATTCCGGTACCGGGCGATGTGCCGACCATCGGCTTTGGCACAACCGAAGGCGTGAAGATGGGGGACCGCATCACGCCGCCCAAGGCGCTGGCCCGGGCATTGACCGACGTGCAGAAGTTCGAGGGGGCGCTGAAACAATGCGTTCGCGTGCCATTGCACCAGCACGAGTATGACGCCTTTGTCTCGCTGGCCTACAACATCGGCTCGGGGGCGTTTTGTGGCTCAACGCTGGTGCGAAAGCTCAATGCCGGCGACTACGCCGGAGCGTGTGCCGAAATTGATCGCTGGACCTATGCGGGAGGGAAACGCTTGCCCGGACTGGTCAAGCGTCGGGCAGAGGAGCGGGCCCGGTGTGAGGGGAGGGCGGGATGA
- a CDS encoding lysis system i-spanin subunit Rz: MAQEQAARAAEQQHAQALAAIDAQYQENERHARLENNRLRAQLRAGTVRLSVPVAAGSCNLPADDSASGLRDAAPRAELSAEAADDLVALADDADAVVRELTACQSAWSVWN; the protein is encoded by the coding sequence CTGGCCCAAGAACAGGCTGCGCGTGCAGCAGAACAGCAACACGCCCAGGCTCTTGCAGCCATCGATGCCCAATACCAGGAGAACGAACGCCATGCCCGACTCGAAAACAACCGTCTGCGTGCTCAGTTGCGTGCTGGCACTGTGCGCCTGTCAGTTCCCGTCGCTGCCGGTAGCTGCAACCTGCCCGCAGATGACTCCGCCTCCGGCCTCCGTGATGCAGCCCCGCGAGCCGAACTTTCGGCAGAGGCTGCTGACGATCTTGTCGCCCTCGCAGATGACGCCGATGCCGTCGTCAGGGAGCTGACAGCTTGTCAGTCGGCATGGAGTGTCTGGAATTAA
- a CDS encoding nucleoid-associated protein, with the protein MSAPEIVQVPQFRFEGLMIQRIIVHRIYTRVPGEEPRDPKTSNHLVKLAQPAIDALQLRVTKALGNKSHGIEMSIHDVTAGSFFQTAASMLHADEASFIKTSKELAISLYKAQLTTNTPGGMLALIAGRVGDDALPFIAAIKAETQDGFKANEKDDQVDMEYIAELLLTDTQRFYKIGLLTEYVSKPAGAEGYQAGNYRSFLFDHLMTATETRPAAAYFYRVFLGMDIQSSSKKLTQDFFEYTRDFIKTAPLEDNEKLDLHEALRTELRSQEATISTGGFGAKHLPAELRKEYQDFMAAKGFPANAINKDTDYIREKLRRRRKFVFTNGVWISTPPEKTNDFLQIEPANDEGITVVRIKGTFQEQQ; encoded by the coding sequence ATGTCGGCACCTGAAATAGTCCAAGTACCTCAGTTCCGGTTTGAAGGATTGATGATACAACGCATTATTGTTCACCGCATCTATACTAGGGTTCCGGGTGAAGAACCTCGCGATCCCAAGACGAGTAATCACCTTGTCAAACTTGCTCAGCCAGCAATTGATGCGTTGCAACTTCGGGTCACAAAAGCCCTTGGAAACAAATCCCACGGTATTGAGATGTCGATCCATGATGTAACTGCAGGAAGTTTTTTTCAGACTGCGGCATCAATGCTCCATGCTGATGAAGCAAGCTTCATTAAGACATCTAAGGAGCTTGCAATAAGTCTGTACAAAGCCCAACTGACAACTAACACTCCAGGAGGGATGCTTGCCCTCATCGCCGGGCGTGTGGGGGATGATGCTTTGCCTTTTATTGCGGCGATCAAAGCAGAAACGCAAGATGGCTTCAAGGCAAATGAGAAAGATGACCAAGTTGACATGGAGTACATTGCCGAACTACTTCTTACAGACACACAACGGTTCTACAAAATCGGCCTCTTGACTGAATATGTCAGTAAACCTGCAGGAGCTGAGGGTTATCAGGCAGGCAACTATCGTTCGTTTTTGTTCGATCACCTGATGACAGCGACTGAAACTCGCCCTGCAGCAGCGTACTTCTACCGTGTTTTTTTGGGAATGGATATCCAATCTTCATCAAAAAAATTAACCCAAGATTTCTTCGAGTACACACGCGACTTTATAAAAACTGCTCCGCTTGAAGACAATGAAAAGCTCGACCTTCATGAAGCTCTGAGAACGGAACTCCGCAGTCAGGAAGCCACCATCAGTACGGGCGGATTTGGTGCAAAGCATCTACCAGCAGAACTTCGCAAGGAATATCAAGACTTTATGGCTGCCAAAGGTTTTCCTGCAAATGCAATTAATAAAGATACAGATTACATACGCGAGAAATTGAGGAGGCGCCGGAAATTTGTATTTACTAATGGGGTGTGGATTTCAACCCCACCAGAAAAAACAAATGATTTCTTACAGATCGAGCCTGCAAATGATGAAGGTATTACTGTTGTAAGAATCAAAGGGACATTCCAAGAGCAGCAGTAA
- a CDS encoding GTP pyrophosphokinase, protein MDTEAFRKYLEENHLGYAKWGAYVTEKINRALIEKIGEDKAPVLVKIPAAPRVKEINSALGKVGRKGYTDPVTQMTDLVGVRFVVLLSEQIDLICDVVRQESFWSAEVSKDYQDEIEKNPKIFDYQSQHFEIRPKANFEIDGSIITTDMCCEVQVRTLLQHAYAELVHDSIYKPVGPVPHKAERQVAKSMALMETTDELFCNTMKLLTDANQPRNQLLDDLTALYREKIGGQFLKVDEKTNYAVLDEYRDVFRDGLSADIGGFIERKKYIHIKTADRAPTNPFYAQPALLFVYWIVSEMDPDEVKRRWPLPGYLRELEVIFSDLDCRSIF, encoded by the coding sequence ATGGACACAGAAGCTTTCCGTAAATATTTAGAGGAAAACCACTTGGGATATGCCAAGTGGGGAGCTTATGTTACGGAAAAAATCAATAGAGCTTTGATTGAAAAGATAGGGGAAGATAAAGCCCCTGTGCTTGTAAAAATCCCTGCTGCCCCTCGGGTAAAAGAGATAAATTCAGCTCTTGGCAAGGTTGGTCGTAAGGGGTATACCGACCCTGTCACTCAAATGACCGACCTTGTTGGTGTGCGATTCGTTGTATTGCTTTCAGAGCAAATTGACTTGATTTGCGATGTTGTGCGGCAAGAATCATTTTGGTCAGCGGAAGTATCCAAGGATTATCAAGATGAGATCGAAAAGAATCCTAAGATTTTTGACTATCAATCCCAGCACTTCGAGATAAGACCTAAGGCCAATTTTGAAATTGATGGCAGTATCATTACGACGGACATGTGCTGTGAAGTCCAAGTTAGAACACTGCTACAGCACGCATATGCAGAGCTAGTTCACGATAGCATCTACAAACCAGTTGGGCCGGTTCCTCACAAGGCTGAGCGTCAGGTTGCTAAAAGCATGGCACTGATGGAGACAACCGACGAGCTTTTCTGTAATACGATGAAGCTACTCACGGATGCAAACCAACCGAGAAATCAGCTATTAGATGACCTCACAGCACTCTATCGTGAGAAAATCGGAGGCCAATTTCTGAAGGTCGACGAGAAGACAAACTACGCAGTGCTTGATGAGTATAGAGATGTATTTAGGGATGGACTCTCCGCTGATATTGGTGGCTTTATTGAGAGAAAAAAATACATCCATATCAAAACGGCCGATCGTGCTCCAACCAATCCCTTCTACGCACAACCAGCCTTGTTATTTGTTTATTGGATAGTTAGTGAAATGGACCCTGATGAAGTAAAGCGGCGGTGGCCATTGCCAGGGTACTTACGGGAGCTTGAGGTGATATTCAGCGATTTAGACTGCAGGTCAATTTTCTAG
- a CDS encoding DUF2971 domain-containing protein, translated as MTPPSTPKKLYKYISSNGAIQLFKTPSVWFRLPNKLNDIFDMCPAGSHPIDGFASVAILCLCETPVSAPMWSHYGEEGKGVVLEFDTQTDFFKRNVPHKVRYQAKRPTVKNLYDAMLVKHTDWAYEREWRCFADAACFSSFPMRFLKSQQALVVPFPFDSLTAIIHGFDGRVAKEAKNFLENPLARHVNHFVCRIDSLDFKFNLRTLNDTSHIFENRNAVMWGRGC; from the coding sequence ATGACTCCACCTTCCACTCCTAAGAAACTCTACAAGTACATTTCGTCTAATGGCGCTATACAATTATTTAAAACGCCTTCAGTATGGTTTCGCTTGCCAAATAAACTAAATGACATATTCGATATGTGTCCTGCTGGTTCGCATCCGATAGATGGCTTCGCTAGTGTAGCTATTCTTTGTCTTTGTGAAACACCGGTTTCTGCTCCAATGTGGAGTCACTATGGTGAGGAGGGCAAGGGTGTTGTCTTGGAATTCGATACACAAACGGATTTTTTCAAACGAAATGTGCCGCATAAAGTCAGATATCAAGCCAAACGACCAACAGTCAAAAACCTGTATGATGCTATGTTGGTTAAGCATACCGATTGGGCATATGAGCGAGAGTGGAGATGTTTTGCCGATGCAGCCTGTTTTTCATCTTTCCCAATGCGATTTCTGAAATCTCAACAGGCCCTAGTCGTTCCTTTTCCATTTGATTCTTTAACTGCCATTATTCATGGTTTTGATGGAAGGGTCGCAAAGGAAGCTAAGAATTTTTTAGAAAACCCATTGGCAAGGCATGTGAATCATTTCGTGTGCAGGATTGATTCTTTGGATTTTAAATTTAACCTCCGCACTTTGAATGATACCAGTCATATTTTTGAGAATAGGAATGCGGTAATGTGGGGTAGAGGTTGCTAA